In Deferribacter autotrophicus, a single genomic region encodes these proteins:
- the wtpA gene encoding tungstate ABC transporter substrate-binding protein WtpA, which produces MVKKVFIMFLLVSAISFAKEKIIIFHAGSLSVPFAQLEKEFEKKYPQYDVVREAAGSRACARKITELKRPADIMASADYKVIDNLLIPEYAKFNIHFVTNEMAIAYTEKSKYADEINARNWPEILLRKGVKVGHSNPNLDPCGYRSMLVAKLVERYYGINGFFEKLFGYGESYENGEENKKKVVVRPKETDLLGLLEAHAIDYLFIYKSVAKQHGLKFLELPKEVSLGDSKLADYYKSATFKITGKKPGTWIVKKGAPMVYGITIVEHGDKLPLNKEGAVKFIKFLLSEKGKEIMERNGQKFIEPSVITGDASILNSE; this is translated from the coding sequence ATGGTTAAAAAAGTCTTCATAATGTTTTTGTTAGTTTCAGCCATCAGTTTTGCCAAGGAGAAAATAATCATTTTTCATGCCGGTAGTCTTAGTGTTCCTTTTGCGCAGCTTGAAAAAGAGTTTGAGAAGAAATATCCCCAGTATGATGTGGTTAGAGAGGCAGCTGGCAGCAGGGCCTGTGCAAGAAAAATCACAGAACTTAAAAGACCGGCAGACATTATGGCAAGTGCAGATTACAAAGTGATCGATAATTTACTTATTCCAGAGTATGCAAAATTTAATATTCACTTTGTTACCAACGAAATGGCTATTGCTTATACGGAAAAATCAAAATATGCCGATGAAATAAATGCCCGTAATTGGCCTGAAATTCTTTTAAGAAAAGGTGTAAAAGTTGGGCATTCTAATCCAAACCTGGATCCATGCGGTTATAGGAGCATGCTTGTGGCTAAACTTGTTGAAAGATATTATGGAATAAATGGTTTTTTTGAGAAACTTTTTGGATATGGTGAAAGTTATGAAAATGGAGAGGAAAATAAAAAGAAGGTGGTTGTGAGACCAAAGGAGACGGATCTCTTAGGGTTGCTTGAAGCTCATGCCATAGATTACCTCTTTATTTATAAATCGGTGGCAAAACAGCACGGTTTGAAGTTTTTAGAATTGCCAAAGGAAGTATCTCTTGGTGATAGCAAATTGGCTGATTACTATAAGAGTGCAACATTCAAAATAACAGGCAAAAAACCTGGAACCTGGATTGTAAAGAAAGGTGCTCCCATGGTTTATGGTATTACCATTGTAGAACATGGAGATAAATTGCCTTTAAATAAAGAAGGTGCTGTAAAATTTATTAAATTTTTGCTTTCTGAAAAAGGGAAAGAGATAATGGAGAGGAACGGACAGAAATTTATAGAGCCATCTGTGATAACCGGAGATGCAAGTATTTTGAATAGTGAATAA
- a CDS encoding EAL domain-containing protein, protein MHALIPKIKSKLHTNRSRYLKKLSQHECCIVHIDINNFSFLGFKYGFNITNKLLEIVSERLLSNLTDEDFVENIYADDFILFLKGNKNNCIEKLKYLKEELDKPIFLSENLKIKLYYRIAVIHYPNDIQNLNEAIDYLIMFSRFIKSKELEGIYYFDKTESPIFEKLKTFIDFIYDVNFDKHLVPAFQGIYDLNSNKIFGYEVLTRVCHNNKIYDASQLIDIFTYFKINMKSDEVIINKALQYKIDTNDHRIYFFNIVPEYFYQYVDMITSILDTYKNKGLNTSEICIELTEISELAKFDEINKTFRQLKKQYNLMFAIDDFGSGYSNLNVFTSLQIDFLKIDKELIENVKNNPITGYLLKSITELSLFRNIAIIGEGIDSAEKLRLINKLGFDYAQGFYLSKPEVPKKFLT, encoded by the coding sequence ATGCATGCGTTAATACCAAAAATAAAAAGTAAGTTACACACCAATAGAAGCAGGTATTTAAAAAAATTATCACAACATGAATGTTGTATTGTCCACATAGATATAAATAATTTTTCATTTTTGGGATTTAAATATGGATTTAATATTACTAATAAACTATTGGAAATAGTATCCGAACGTCTTTTATCTAACCTTACAGATGAAGATTTTGTTGAAAACATCTATGCTGATGATTTTATACTCTTTTTAAAAGGTAACAAAAATAATTGCATAGAGAAATTAAAATATTTGAAAGAAGAGCTTGATAAACCCATATTCTTAAGCGAAAATTTAAAGATTAAACTTTATTATAGAATTGCAGTAATTCACTATCCAAATGATATTCAGAATTTAAATGAAGCTATTGACTATTTAATTATGTTTTCAAGATTCATTAAATCAAAGGAATTAGAAGGTATTTATTATTTTGACAAAACAGAATCTCCTATATTTGAAAAACTAAAAACATTTATCGATTTCATTTACGATGTAAACTTTGACAAACACCTTGTACCAGCATTTCAGGGGATTTATGATTTAAATTCAAACAAGATTTTTGGTTATGAGGTTTTAACAAGAGTTTGTCATAACAATAAAATTTATGACGCATCTCAACTTATAGATATTTTTACATATTTTAAAATTAACATGAAAAGTGATGAGGTAATAATCAATAAAGCACTCCAATATAAAATTGATACAAACGACCATAGAATCTATTTTTTCAACATAGTCCCTGAATATTTTTACCAATATGTTGATATGATTACTTCAATTCTTGATACTTATAAAAATAAAGGGCTTAACACTAGTGAAATTTGTATTGAATTAACAGAAATATCCGAACTTGCAAAGTTCGATGAAATTAATAAAACTTTCAGGCAATTAAAAAAACAATATAATTTAATGTTTGCCATAGACGACTTTGGATCAGGTTATTCAAATTTAAACGTTTTTACATCTCTTCAAATTGATTTTCTAAAAATAGATAAGGAGTTAATAGAAAATGTCAAAAATAATCCAATTACAGGATACCTTTTAAAGTCTATAACAGAACTTTCACTATTTAGAAATATCGCGATAATTGGTGAAGGTATAGATTCAGCTGAAAAACTCAGACTTATCAACAAATTGGGATTTGATTATGCTCAAGGGTTTTATCTCTCAAAACCTGAAGTACCAAAAAAGTTTTTAACCTGA
- a CDS encoding ABC transporter permease — protein MKLKINKAVFIIFSAVIVFFLAFPVVKLFYTNGFFKIIKTISEKEVFDSIVLTFKVSFYATLFVFFTGVPLAYIIARYDFFGKSVIEGVIDIPTMIPHTAAGIALLVAFNSGFFAKVFDFLGIQMIDSKIGIMFGMMFLSATYLINGAKEGFKKVDVKYEYVARTLGASWFSAFVRVVLPNARRDIVNGMLMMWARGLGEFGAVVIIAYHPMIAPVLIYDRFNNFGLKYSAPVAAAMIMFSLVIFIIVRFLNNRKSG, from the coding sequence ATGAAATTGAAGATTAATAAAGCTGTTTTTATCATATTTAGTGCGGTTATTGTTTTTTTTCTTGCTTTTCCAGTAGTCAAGCTGTTTTACACCAACGGTTTTTTTAAAATTATTAAGACTATCTCAGAAAAAGAGGTATTTGATTCCATTGTTTTAACCTTTAAAGTCTCTTTTTATGCCACTCTTTTTGTATTTTTTACTGGAGTACCCCTTGCATATATAATTGCAAGATATGATTTTTTTGGTAAATCGGTTATTGAAGGGGTTATCGATATTCCCACAATGATACCACACACGGCTGCAGGGATTGCGTTACTTGTAGCCTTTAATAGCGGATTTTTTGCTAAGGTTTTTGATTTTTTGGGAATACAGATGATTGATAGTAAAATAGGGATTATGTTTGGCATGATGTTTTTGTCTGCCACTTATCTGATTAATGGGGCAAAAGAAGGGTTTAAAAAGGTTGATGTGAAGTATGAGTATGTGGCAAGGACGCTTGGTGCAAGCTGGTTTTCCGCCTTCGTAAGAGTTGTACTACCTAATGCTAGAAGGGACATTGTAAATGGAATGCTTATGATGTGGGCAAGGGGGCTTGGTGAGTTTGGTGCTGTTGTGATAATTGCTTATCATCCTATGATAGCACCTGTTTTGATATACGACAGGTTCAATAATTTTGGACTAAAATATTCTGCACCTGTTGCAGCAGCCATGATAATGTTTTCTTTGGTTATTTTTATCATTGTAAGATTTTTAAATAATCGTAAATCAGGTTAA
- a CDS encoding ATP-binding cassette domain-containing protein, whose translation MNNVLVIENLFVKKEDFELKVDKLSIGENEYFVLLGKTGSGKTMLLETIAGFNRVKGGEIYFKGEKITNLAPEKRGFGFVYQDFALFPNLKVKENILFSVRYRKTKKFKDIFDEIVEFLQLESLLNRDVQHLSGGEKQRVAIARALMSKPKMLLLDEPLSAIDPSFRYEIMEYLKKIVPKYGISVIHVTHNFREAAYLADKMAVILDGRIVEYGDAHEILNRPKYLETAKFLGFKNILPSSLIDKRMKGYFTVDPTQIVLGKNPEKEISIKCVVDEVVPFIDHKKIYLSYGRSKLFVKVNGDLMNSNIAEGDEVFINFERKDISFLKERNEIED comes from the coding sequence ATGAATAATGTGTTAGTTATAGAGAATCTTTTTGTAAAAAAAGAGGATTTTGAGTTAAAAGTTGATAAGCTGTCCATTGGTGAAAATGAGTATTTTGTCCTGCTCGGAAAAACGGGCAGTGGCAAAACAATGCTTCTGGAAACGATTGCAGGTTTTAATAGAGTGAAAGGGGGGGAGATTTATTTTAAAGGTGAAAAAATCACAAATCTTGCTCCCGAAAAAAGAGGTTTTGGTTTTGTATATCAGGATTTTGCACTATTTCCCAATCTAAAAGTAAAAGAAAATATTCTTTTTTCCGTTAGATATAGAAAAACCAAAAAATTTAAAGATATTTTTGATGAAATTGTGGAATTTTTACAACTTGAAAGTTTATTGAATAGAGATGTTCAACACCTTAGTGGAGGGGAAAAGCAGAGGGTTGCCATAGCAAGAGCATTGATGTCAAAACCTAAAATGCTTCTACTTGATGAGCCTCTCAGTGCAATTGATCCTTCATTTCGTTATGAAATTATGGAATATTTGAAAAAAATTGTACCAAAATATGGTATTTCGGTGATTCATGTGACTCACAATTTCAGAGAAGCGGCATATCTGGCCGATAAGATGGCAGTAATTTTGGATGGAAGAATAGTTGAATATGGAGATGCACATGAGATTTTAAATAGACCGAAGTATCTGGAGACAGCAAAATTTTTAGGTTTTAAAAATATTCTGCCATCATCATTGATTGATAAGAGGATGAAAGGGTATTTTACAGTTGATCCCACACAAATTGTTCTTGGTAAAAATCCTGAAAAAGAGATTTCCATTAAATGTGTAGTAGATGAAGTTGTTCCTTTTATCGATCATAAAAAGATTTATTTAAGTTATGGCAGATCGAAACTGTTTGTGAAGGTTAATGGTGATTTAATGAATTCAAATATTGCAGAAGGGGATGAGGTTTTTATAAATTTTGAAAGAAAAGATATATCCTTTTTGAAAGAGAGAAATGAAATTGAAGATTAA
- a CDS encoding helix-turn-helix transcriptional regulator, with product MENKDLLTAKEVAELLNINEKKVYVLAQSGVLPATKITGKWLFPKEELLDYIKLSSLSNISDTSLKNLLEKKIILISGSDDFLLPFIFEKYFKETLNRIFYSNVGSKNGIEDLIYQRAHIAFSHLYDFEKNDFNIPYLKSKKIANECVVVNLFFREVGFVSDSLYENLEEFYENGLKLIQRQPGSGIRILQDEMIKKEGLNPIDLFDERVVNTHLEVGMLVKENKQLFGITTKSVANFFNLNFVKIFDERFDMILLKKFYFNHEIQNFLEFIREKAFKNLPITDGYNFKISGRIVYG from the coding sequence ATGGAAAATAAAGACTTGTTAACTGCAAAAGAGGTAGCTGAGTTACTAAATATCAATGAAAAGAAAGTTTACGTTTTAGCTCAAAGTGGAGTTTTGCCTGCTACGAAAATTACCGGTAAATGGCTTTTTCCAAAAGAAGAGTTGCTTGATTATATCAAATTGAGTTCTCTTAGTAATATTTCTGATACAAGCTTAAAAAATTTGTTGGAAAAGAAAATTATTTTAATTTCAGGATCAGATGACTTTTTACTTCCATTTATTTTTGAGAAATATTTCAAAGAAACTTTGAATAGGATCTTTTACAGCAATGTGGGAAGTAAAAATGGTATTGAAGATTTAATATATCAGCGGGCTCATATAGCTTTTTCGCATCTTTATGATTTTGAAAAAAACGATTTTAATATTCCTTATTTAAAAAGTAAAAAAATTGCAAATGAATGTGTAGTTGTAAATTTGTTTTTTAGAGAAGTGGGTTTTGTGTCAGACAGTTTATATGAGAATCTAGAAGAGTTTTATGAAAATGGATTGAAATTGATTCAAAGACAACCGGGATCAGGTATCCGGATATTGCAGGATGAAATGATAAAGAAAGAAGGGTTAAATCCAATAGATCTTTTTGATGAAAGGGTTGTGAATACTCATCTGGAAGTGGGGATGCTTGTGAAAGAGAATAAACAGCTTTTTGGTATTACTACAAAATCGGTGGCCAATTTCTTTAATCTGAATTTTGTCAAAATCTTTGATGAACGTTTTGATATGATTTTACTTAAAAAGTTTTATTTCAACCATGAAATTCAAAATTTTCTAGAATTTATCAGAGAGAAAGCATTTAAAAATTTACCAATCACAGACGGATATAATTTTAAAATAAGCGGGAGGATAGTTTATGGTTAA